The Hevea brasiliensis isolate MT/VB/25A 57/8 chromosome 1, ASM3005281v1, whole genome shotgun sequence genome has a window encoding:
- the LOC110673336 gene encoding aquaporin TIP1-2-like produces MAFSGLTDNASNTPAGIIMASLAHAFGLFVGVSTAFNISGGHVNPAVTFGAFLGGSISLICGILYWIGQLLGSTVACLVLKFSTHGMFRNMANLCRQHRHFLCLSGVNVWNALVFEIVLTFDLVYTVYATALDPKKGEVGIIALLAIGFVVGANILAGGAFEGASMNPAVSFGPALVSWDWTNHWVYGIFTKKE; encoded by the exons ATGGCCTTTAGCGGACTTACGGACAATGCGTCCAACACACCTGCCGGCATTATCATGGCCTCATTGGCACATGCATTTGGCCTTTTTGTCGGGGTTTCTACCGCTTTCAACATCTCCGGCGGCCATGTCAACCCCGCCGTTACCTTTGGTGCCTTCCTTGGTGGCAGTATCTCTCTCATTTGTGGCATTCTTTATTGGATCGGTCAGCTCCTTGGCTCCACTGTGGCCTGCCTGGTACTTAAGTTCTCTACTCATGGCATG TTCAGAAACATGGCAAATTTATGCAGACAGCATCGGCATTTTCTTTGTCTGTCAGGGGTGAATGTGTGGAATGCACTTGTATTCGAGATTGTACTGACGTTTGACTTAGTTTACACAGTATATGCAACAGCTCTTGATCCTAAAAAGGGTGAGGTGGGGATTATTGCACTTTTGGCAATTGGTTTCGTTGTTGGAGCTAACATTTTAGCTGGGGGAGCATTTGAAGGAGCATCCATGAATCCTGCAGTGTCTTTTGGACCTGCTTTGGTGAGCTGGGACTGGACCAACCATTGGGTTTACGGGATTTTTACCAAAAaggagtaa